A single region of the Ficedula albicollis isolate OC2 chromosome 11, FicAlb1.5, whole genome shotgun sequence genome encodes:
- the LOC101816843 gene encoding nuclear pore complex protein Nup98-Nup96-like produces the protein MGHSGDGTLGNRDTWEQGHSGDGTFGNRDTREQGHLGTGTLGNRDIWEQGHSGTGTFGNRDTREQGHLGTGTLGNRDIWEQGHSGTGTFGNRDTREQGHLGTGTLGNRDIWEQGHSGTGTFGNRDTREQGHLGTGTLGNRDIWEQGHSGTGTFGRWDTSGTGTLGNRDTREQGHSGTGTLGNRDTREQGHSGTGTLGNRDTREQGHSGTGTLGNRDTREQGHSGTGTLGNRDTREMGHSGTGTLGTLRTRPPPAPEHSAGASSLAVLSLAQELPAKNRRVSVRLHLPALPNCSYDLNAFTLHVLHSTGEGSY, from the exons ATGGGACATTCGGGAGATGGGACACTCGGGAACAGGGACACTTGGGAACAGGGACACTCGGGAGATG GGACATTTGGGAACAGGGACACTCGGGAACAGGGACATTTGGGAACAGGGACACTCGGGAACAGGGACATTTGGGAACAGGGACACTCGGGAACAGGGACATTTGGGAACAGGGACACTCGGGAACAGGGACATTTGGGAACAGGGACACTCGGGAACAGGGACATTTGGGAACAGGGACACTCGGGAACAGGGACATTTGGGAACAGGGACACTCGGGAACAGGGACATTTGGGAACAGGGACACTCGGGAACAGGGACATTTGGGAACAGGGACACTCGGGAACAGGGACATTTGGGAACAGGGACACTCGGGAACAGGGACATTTGGGAACAGGGACACTCGGGAACAGGGACATTTGGGAACAGGGACACTCGGGAACAGGGACATTTGGGAGATGGGACACTTCGGGAACAGGGACACTCGGGAACAGGGACACTCGGGAACAGGGACACTCGGGAACAGGGACACTCGGGAACAGGGACACTCGGGAACAGGGACACTCGGGAACAGGGACACTCGGGAACAGGGACACTCGGGAACAGGGACACTCGGGAACAGGGACACTCGGGAACAGGGACACTCGGGAACAGGGACACTCGGGAACAGGGACACTTGGGAACAGGGACACTCGGGAGATGGGACACTCGGGAACAGGGACACTCGGCACGCTCCGGACCcgccctcctcctgcccccgAACACTCTGCCGGAGCAAGCTCCCTTGCTGTGCTCTCCCTAGCCCAGGAATTGCCTGCCAAAAACCGGAGGGTTTCGGTGCGCCTGCACCTCCCAGCACTCCCAAACTGCTCTTATGATTTAAATGCATTTACACTTCATGTCCTCCACTCCACCGGAGAAGGAAGTTATTAA